The following coding sequences lie in one Xanthomonas hyacinthi genomic window:
- a CDS encoding DUF2127 domain-containing protein: MASKKAYNPDPHAHPGLHLIALLEAGKGLLAVLAATGLELMGPLPLRAAVGRLIVRFSLDPEHGALPSLLTMINPGAVHLAAAGMLAYGVLHIVEAWGLWRAKAWASMLGCISAALYLPFDIYAIVRHPGWASWAVLAINLAVVGILARDLVRRRRRPAV; the protein is encoded by the coding sequence GTGGCCAGCAAGAAGGCGTACAACCCGGATCCGCATGCGCATCCAGGCCTGCACCTGATCGCACTGCTGGAGGCCGGCAAAGGCCTGCTGGCGGTGCTCGCGGCCACGGGCCTGGAACTGATGGGCCCGCTGCCGCTGCGTGCGGCGGTGGGCCGGCTGATCGTGCGCTTCAGCCTGGACCCGGAGCACGGCGCGCTGCCGTCGCTGCTCACCATGATCAATCCCGGCGCGGTGCACCTGGCCGCCGCCGGCATGCTCGCCTACGGCGTGCTGCACATCGTCGAAGCCTGGGGCCTGTGGCGCGCAAAGGCCTGGGCGTCGATGCTGGGCTGCATTTCCGCCGCCCTCTACCTGCCGTTCGACATCTACGCGATCGTGCGCCATCCCGGCTGGGCGTCCTGGGCGGTGCTGGCGATCAATCTCGCCGTGGTCGGCATCCTGGCCCGCGACCTGGTCCGGCGCCGGCGGCGTCCTGCGGTCTGA
- a CDS encoding amidase family protein, translating into MSVTRGFQRRPGLEMRRRRGLSKASKRTDSPRKDLLHGIPIALKDLSDTTTLPTSYGSPADAGNRHVMDAACVALALALAK; encoded by the coding sequence GTGAGCGTTACACGTGGATTTCAGCGAAGGCCCGGACTGGAAATGCGGCGGCGTCGCGGGCTTTCGAAGGCATCGAAAAGAACCGACTCCCCCCGCAAAGACTTGCTGCACGGCATTCCAATTGCGCTGAAGGATTTATCCGACACCACGACACTGCCAACCTCCTATGGCTCACCGGCAGATGCCGGAAACCGTCATGTCATGGATGCCGCCTGCGTGGCGCTGGCGCTGGCGCTGGCAAAATAG
- a CDS encoding mechanosensitive ion channel family protein, giving the protein MNPDLDWIPWRVYTLPIGAAVVLGFLAWWLLLRIAQRMRGRDYRRARIVGVLSVPMAFLLPMLMLSFALESTPLDERALTDLQHLLHIGMIACVTWLLVRGAAALEAAILRSYPIEVADNLTARRIQTQTRVLARVAMGTIVLLGTSVVLLTFPAVRQIGTTLLASAGIIGLVAGIAAKPVFGNLIAGLQIALTQPIRLDDVVIVEGEWGRIEEIGSSYVVVRIWDERRMVVPLTWFIENPFQNWTRSSADLLGTAFLWLDYRTPLPQLRAELERICKSEPLWDGRVCVTQVTETSESTIQVRLLVSARNSGDAFDLRCIVRERTIDFLTREHPYALPRMRAEIASEASPPLRPAPAASLDSAAMRSPGAEDGAPAATAASDLAEPKPGTA; this is encoded by the coding sequence TTGAACCCGGACCTCGACTGGATCCCGTGGCGCGTTTACACGCTGCCGATCGGCGCTGCGGTAGTGCTCGGTTTCCTCGCCTGGTGGCTGCTGCTGCGGATCGCGCAGCGCATGCGCGGGCGCGACTACCGGCGCGCGCGTATCGTCGGCGTGCTCAGCGTGCCGATGGCGTTCCTGCTGCCGATGCTGATGCTCAGCTTCGCGCTGGAATCCACGCCGCTGGACGAGCGCGCGCTGACCGACCTGCAGCATCTGCTGCACATCGGCATGATCGCCTGCGTGACCTGGCTGCTGGTGCGCGGCGCCGCCGCGCTGGAAGCGGCGATCCTGCGCAGCTATCCGATCGAAGTGGCCGACAATCTGACCGCGCGCCGCATCCAGACCCAGACCCGGGTGCTGGCACGCGTGGCGATGGGCACGATCGTCCTGCTCGGCACCTCGGTGGTGCTGCTGACCTTCCCGGCGGTCCGCCAGATCGGCACCACGCTGCTGGCATCGGCCGGCATCATCGGCCTGGTCGCCGGTATCGCCGCCAAGCCGGTGTTCGGCAACCTGATCGCGGGCTTGCAGATCGCCTTGACCCAGCCGATCCGGCTCGACGACGTGGTCATCGTCGAAGGCGAGTGGGGCCGCATCGAGGAGATCGGCAGTTCCTACGTGGTGGTGCGCATCTGGGACGAGCGGCGCATGGTGGTGCCGTTGACCTGGTTCATCGAGAACCCGTTCCAGAACTGGACGCGCAGCAGCGCCGATCTGCTCGGCACCGCGTTCCTGTGGCTGGACTACCGCACGCCGCTGCCGCAGCTGCGTGCCGAGCTGGAGCGGATCTGCAAGAGCGAGCCGCTGTGGGATGGCCGCGTCTGCGTGACCCAGGTGACCGAGACCAGCGAAAGCACGATCCAGGTGCGCCTGCTGGTCAGTGCGCGCAACTCCGGCGATGCGTTCGACCTGCGCTGCATCGTGCGCGAACGGACGATCGATTTTCTGACCCGCGAACATCCGTATGCCTTGCCGCGGATGCGTGCGGAGATTGCGTCGGAAGCATCGCCGCCGTTGCGCCCGGCGCCGGCGGCGTCGCTCGACTCGGCCGCGATGCGTTCGCCCGGCGCCGAGGATGGCGCGCCGGCGGCGACAGCGGCGTCCGATTTGGCCGAGCCGAAGCCCGGCACGGCATAG
- a CDS encoding class II 3-deoxy-7-phosphoheptulonate synthase, with protein sequence MNLSVPAVAPESVPPSWAPASWRGKPALQMPVYPDAQALETTLDELRQLPPLVTSWEIFALKKQLAEAQEGKRFLLQGGDCAENFSDCESGTISNRLKVLLQMSLVLVHGLRLPVVRVGRYAGQYAKPRSADTETRDGVILPSYRGDVVNGPEFTVQARAPDPRRMITAHSRSAMTMNFVRALIDGGFADLHHPEYWNLSWVGYSPLAEDYQKMVASIGDAVRFMETLSGAQLYNLNRIDFYTSHEALLLPYEEALSREVPRQWGWFNLSTHYPWIGMRTAALDGAHVEYFRGIRNPIAVKVGPSAQPDQLLRLIDVLNPEDEPGRLTFIHRMGAAQIAQKLPPLLDAVKRDGRRVLWVCDAMHGNTESTSNGYKTRRYDNVLGEVEHSFDIHAAAGTRLGGVHLELTGEDVTECTGGARELTECDLERAYRSSVDPRLNYEQSLEIALAIVRKQNGRSVPLTTD encoded by the coding sequence ATGAACCTGTCCGTCCCCGCCGTCGCGCCCGAATCCGTTCCGCCGTCCTGGGCGCCCGCCAGCTGGCGCGGCAAGCCCGCGCTGCAGATGCCGGTGTATCCGGACGCGCAGGCGCTGGAGACGACGCTGGACGAATTGCGCCAGCTGCCGCCGCTGGTCACCTCGTGGGAGATTTTCGCGCTGAAGAAGCAGCTGGCCGAGGCGCAGGAAGGCAAGCGTTTCCTGCTGCAGGGCGGCGATTGCGCGGAGAATTTCAGCGATTGCGAGTCGGGTACCATCTCCAACCGACTCAAGGTGCTGCTGCAGATGAGCCTGGTGCTGGTGCACGGACTGCGCCTGCCGGTGGTGCGGGTCGGGCGCTACGCCGGCCAATATGCCAAGCCGCGCTCGGCCGACACCGAGACCCGCGACGGCGTGATCCTGCCCAGCTACCGCGGCGACGTGGTCAACGGCCCGGAGTTCACCGTGCAGGCGCGCGCGCCCGATCCGCGGCGCATGATCACCGCGCACTCGCGTTCGGCGATGACGATGAACTTCGTGCGCGCGCTGATCGACGGCGGTTTCGCCGACCTGCACCATCCCGAGTACTGGAACCTGAGCTGGGTCGGCTACTCGCCACTGGCCGAGGACTACCAGAAGATGGTCGCCTCGATCGGCGACGCGGTGCGCTTCATGGAGACCCTGTCCGGGGCGCAGTTGTACAACCTCAACCGGATCGACTTCTACACCTCGCACGAAGCGCTGCTGCTGCCGTACGAGGAAGCGCTGAGCCGCGAGGTGCCGCGGCAGTGGGGCTGGTTCAACCTCAGTACGCACTATCCGTGGATCGGCATGCGCACCGCAGCGCTGGACGGCGCGCACGTGGAGTACTTCCGCGGCATCCGCAATCCGATCGCGGTCAAGGTCGGGCCGTCGGCGCAGCCGGACCAGTTGCTGCGCCTGATCGACGTGCTCAACCCCGAGGACGAACCGGGCCGGCTGACCTTCATCCATCGCATGGGCGCGGCGCAGATCGCGCAGAAACTGCCGCCGCTGCTGGACGCGGTGAAGCGCGACGGCCGCCGCGTGCTGTGGGTGTGCGATGCGATGCACGGCAATACCGAGAGCACCAGCAACGGCTACAAGACACGGCGCTACGACAACGTGCTGGGCGAGGTGGAGCACTCTTTCGACATCCATGCCGCGGCCGGCACGCGCCTGGGCGGCGTGCATCTGGAACTGACCGGCGAAGACGTCACCGAATGCACCGGCGGCGCACGCGAACTGACCGAGTGCGACCTGGAGCGTGCGTACCGTTCCAGCGTGGATCCGCGCCTGAACTACGAGCAGTCGCTGGAGATCGCGCTGGCGATCGTGCGCAAGCAGAACGGGCGCAGCGTGCCGCTGACCACGGACTGA
- a CDS encoding TonB-dependent receptor: MTPRPLSAAIALVLLAAPGLALAADTDPERTTDLDAVTVTAKLEAARNALSPDIGSSQYAITAADIERLPLGASTPLNQVLLQAPGVVQDSYSGIHVRGDHANLQYRINGVLIPESISGFGQSLDPRTIKSIKLLDGALPAQFGDRTAAVVDITTKSGVELGNGGSVGITGGSYGTLNPNASWWGSSGRWSWFVSGDYAQNKNGLENPVDSRTPEHDKSHQSKGFADLSYLIDENTRLSLLVGYANNRFQIPNNPGQTPAFDYLGTTDFDSSRLDENQRENTRFGTLVLQGSLGATSYQLSAGQRYSSVAFSPDVAGDLIFNGVASQVDRSNRANTVQADFSTPLGDAHTLRYGVYGNFEHAVASNNSYVFPADADGNQTSNAPIFIPDASRFHASTYALYLQDEWKIGEDWTVNYGVRGDRYKAFGTTEGQLSPRLGVVWQASADTTVHAGYARYFTPPASELISTSDIALYDGTTNQQSTAGGATTPLSERSDYYDLGISQVVNEHLTLGLDTYYRKADRLQDEGQFGAAYVYSTFNYRYGRIRGAEFSADYSNGPVTAYFNVAYSKAMGKRVMTSLYNFDPDALAYAYDNWIHLDHDQKFTSSGGISYAIDDASRIGANYLFGSGLRTDTDTVPNGAELPSYFQLNLSAGHDFALSAHPLHAQLAVLNVLDRSYQLRDGGGIGVFAPQWAPRRGVYLSLQQDF, encoded by the coding sequence ATGACACCTCGCCCCCTCTCCGCCGCCATCGCCCTTGTCCTGCTGGCCGCCCCTGGCCTCGCGCTCGCCGCCGATACCGACCCCGAGCGCACCACCGACCTGGACGCGGTCACCGTCACCGCCAAGCTGGAAGCCGCGCGCAACGCGCTGTCGCCGGATATCGGCAGCAGCCAATACGCGATCACCGCCGCGGACATCGAACGGCTACCGCTGGGCGCCTCCACCCCGCTCAACCAGGTGCTGCTGCAGGCACCGGGCGTGGTCCAGGACTCCTACAGCGGCATCCACGTGCGCGGCGACCACGCCAATCTGCAGTACCGCATCAACGGCGTGCTGATCCCCGAGTCCATCTCCGGCTTCGGCCAGAGCCTGGACCCGCGCACGATCAAGAGCATCAAGCTGCTCGACGGCGCGCTGCCGGCGCAGTTCGGCGACCGCACCGCGGCGGTGGTGGACATCACCACCAAGAGCGGCGTGGAACTGGGCAACGGCGGCAGCGTCGGCATCACCGGCGGCTCCTACGGCACGCTCAATCCGAACGCCTCCTGGTGGGGCAGCAGCGGCCGCTGGAGCTGGTTCGTCAGCGGCGACTACGCGCAGAACAAGAACGGCCTGGAGAATCCGGTCGACAGCCGCACGCCCGAGCACGACAAGTCGCACCAGAGCAAGGGCTTCGCCGACCTCAGCTACCTGATCGACGAGAACACCCGGCTCAGCCTGCTGGTCGGCTACGCCAACAACCGCTTCCAGATCCCGAACAATCCCGGGCAAACGCCCGCGTTCGACTACCTGGGCACCACCGACTTCGATTCGTCCAGGCTCGACGAGAACCAGCGCGAGAACACCCGCTTCGGCACGCTAGTGCTGCAGGGCTCGCTCGGCGCCACCAGCTACCAGCTGTCGGCCGGGCAGCGCTACAGCAGCGTCGCGTTCTCGCCCGACGTCGCCGGCGATCTGATCTTCAACGGCGTCGCCTCGCAGGTGGACCGCAGCAACCGCGCCAACACCGTGCAGGCCGACTTCTCCACCCCGCTCGGCGACGCGCACACGCTGCGCTACGGCGTGTACGGCAACTTCGAACATGCCGTGGCCAGCAACAATTCCTATGTGTTCCCGGCCGATGCCGACGGCAATCAGACCAGCAATGCGCCGATCTTCATTCCCGACGCCAGCCGTTTCCACGCCAGCACCTATGCGCTGTATCTGCAGGACGAGTGGAAGATCGGCGAGGACTGGACCGTGAACTACGGCGTGCGCGGCGACCGCTACAAGGCGTTCGGCACCACCGAAGGCCAGCTCAGCCCGCGCCTGGGCGTGGTCTGGCAGGCCAGCGCCGACACCACCGTGCACGCCGGCTACGCGCGCTACTTCACCCCGCCGGCCAGCGAACTGATCTCCACCAGCGACATCGCCCTGTACGACGGCACCACCAACCAGCAGTCCACCGCCGGCGGCGCGACCACGCCGCTGAGCGAGCGCAGCGACTACTACGACCTGGGCATCTCGCAGGTGGTCAACGAGCACCTGACCCTGGGCCTGGACACCTACTACCGCAAGGCCGACCGCCTGCAGGACGAAGGCCAGTTCGGCGCCGCCTACGTGTATTCCACCTTCAACTACCGCTACGGCCGCATCCGCGGCGCGGAATTCAGCGCCGACTACAGCAACGGACCGGTCACCGCCTACTTCAACGTCGCCTACAGCAAGGCGATGGGCAAGCGGGTCATGACCAGCCTGTACAACTTCGATCCGGACGCGCTGGCCTATGCCTACGACAACTGGATCCACCTCGACCATGACCAGAAGTTCACCTCGTCCGGCGGCATCAGCTACGCGATCGACGACGCCAGCCGGATCGGCGCCAACTACCTGTTCGGCAGCGGATTGCGCACCGACACCGACACCGTGCCCAACGGCGCCGAGCTGCCGTCGTACTTCCAGCTGAACCTGAGCGCCGGCCACGACTTCGCGCTCAGCGCGCATCCGCTGCACGCGCAACTGGCGGTGCTCAACGTGCTCGATCGCAGCTACCAGCTGCGCGACGGCGGCGGCATCGGCGTGTTCGCGCCGCAATGGGCACCGCGCCGCGGCGTGTACCTGAGCCTGCAGCAGGATTTCTGA
- a CDS encoding disulfide bond formation protein B has product MNPLRWSFRAQFLFGFLICAALLGYAIYVQLQLGIEPCPLCVFQRIAFAALGLLFLLGALHGQARSGGRKVHGVLAFLAAAIGAGISSKHVWVQLFPDPMASCGPPLGFLRETLGPFEVLRRVLTGTGDCGNIDWRFLGLSMPMWCLICFVLLALFALYAGFKSRRRSLH; this is encoded by the coding sequence ATGAACCCGTTACGCTGGAGTTTCCGCGCGCAGTTCCTGTTCGGTTTTCTGATCTGCGCCGCGCTGCTGGGCTATGCGATCTACGTGCAGCTGCAGCTGGGCATCGAGCCCTGCCCGCTGTGCGTCTTCCAGCGCATCGCGTTCGCCGCGCTGGGCCTGCTGTTCCTGCTCGGCGCCTTGCACGGCCAGGCGCGCAGCGGCGGGCGCAAGGTCCATGGCGTGCTGGCGTTCCTCGCCGCGGCCATCGGCGCCGGCATCTCCAGCAAGCACGTGTGGGTGCAGCTGTTTCCCGATCCGATGGCCTCCTGCGGGCCGCCGCTGGGCTTCCTGCGCGAGACGCTGGGGCCGTTCGAGGTGCTACGCCGGGTGCTGACCGGGACCGGCGACTGCGGCAACATCGACTGGCGCTTCCTCGGCCTGTCGATGCCGATGTGGTGCCTGATCTGCTTCGTGCTGCTGGCGCTGTTCGCGCTGTATGCCGGCTTCAAGAGCAGGCGGCGGTCGCTGCACTGA
- the rplQ gene encoding 50S ribosomal protein L17, with the protein MRHQKSGRKFNRTSAHRQAMFSNMAASLFKHELIKTTLPKAKELRRVAEPLITIAKVDGVANRRLAFSRLRDKEAVGKLFVELGPRYQSRPGGYLRILKCGFRAGDNAPMAYVELVDRPTAIAEEVAE; encoded by the coding sequence ATGCGTCACCAGAAATCCGGCCGCAAGTTCAACCGCACCAGCGCCCATCGCCAGGCGATGTTCTCCAACATGGCGGCCTCGCTGTTCAAGCACGAACTGATCAAGACCACCTTGCCGAAGGCCAAGGAACTGCGTCGCGTCGCCGAGCCGCTGATCACCATCGCCAAGGTCGATGGCGTCGCCAATCGCCGTCTGGCCTTCTCGCGCCTGCGCGACAAGGAAGCGGTGGGCAAGCTGTTCGTCGAGCTGGGCCCGCGCTACCAGTCGCGTCCGGGCGGCTACCTGCGCATCCTGAAGTGCGGCTTCCGCGCCGGCGACAACGCGCCGATGGCGTACGTCGAGCTGGTCGATCGCCCGACCGCGATCGCCGAGGAAGTGGCCGAGTAG
- a CDS encoding DNA-directed RNA polymerase subunit alpha produces the protein MTVTANQVLRPRGPQIERLTDNRAKVVIEPLERGYGHTLGNALRRVLLSSIPGFAITEVEIDGVLHEYTTVEGLQEDVLDVLLNLKDVAIRMHTGDSATLSLSKQGPGTVTAADIKTDHNVEILNNDHVICHLTKDMAINMRLKIERGFGYQPAAARRRPDEETRTIGRLILDASFSPVRRVAYAVESARVEQRTDLDKLVLDIETNGTIDAEEAVRTAADILSDQLSVFGDFTHRDRGAAKPASNGVDPVLLRPIDDLELTVRSANCLKAESIYYIGDLIQKTEVELLKTPNLGKKSLTEIKEVLAQRGLSLGMKLENWPPAGVAQHGMLG, from the coding sequence ATGACGGTTACCGCCAACCAGGTTCTGCGCCCCCGTGGGCCGCAGATCGAACGCCTTACCGACAACCGCGCCAAGGTCGTAATCGAGCCCTTGGAGCGCGGCTATGGGCATACGCTGGGCAATGCCCTGCGCCGCGTGCTGTTGTCCTCGATTCCCGGCTTCGCGATCACCGAAGTCGAGATCGACGGCGTGCTGCACGAGTACACCACGGTCGAAGGGCTGCAGGAGGACGTGCTGGATGTCCTGCTCAACCTCAAGGACGTGGCCATCCGCATGCACACCGGCGACAGCGCCACGCTGTCGCTGTCCAAGCAGGGCCCGGGGACGGTCACTGCCGCCGACATCAAGACCGACCACAACGTCGAGATCCTCAACAACGACCACGTGATCTGCCACCTGACCAAGGATATGGCGATCAACATGCGTCTGAAGATCGAGCGTGGCTTCGGCTACCAGCCGGCCGCCGCGCGTCGCCGCCCGGACGAGGAAACCCGCACCATCGGTCGCCTGATCCTGGATGCGTCGTTCTCGCCGGTGCGTCGCGTCGCCTACGCGGTCGAATCCGCGCGCGTCGAGCAGCGCACCGACCTGGACAAGCTGGTCCTGGACATCGAGACCAACGGCACCATCGATGCCGAGGAAGCCGTGCGCACCGCCGCCGACATCCTCAGCGATCAGCTGTCGGTGTTCGGCGACTTCACCCATCGCGACCGTGGCGCGGCCAAGCCGGCCAGCAACGGCGTGGATCCGGTGCTGCTGCGTCCGATCGACGATCTGGAACTGACCGTGCGTTCGGCCAACTGCCTGAAGGCCGAGAGCATCTACTACATCGGCGATCTGATCCAGAAGACCGAAGTGGAGCTGCTCAAGACCCCGAACCTCGGCAAGAAGTCGCTGACCGAGATCAAGGAAGTGCTGGCCCAGCGCGGCCTGTCGCTCGGCATGAAGCTGGAGAACTGGCCGCCGGCCGGCGTCGCCCAGCACGGCATGCTCGGCTAA
- the rpsD gene encoding 30S ribosomal protein S4: MARYIGPTCKLARREGADLSLKSPARALDSKCKLEQKPGQHGATARKGKLSDYATQLREKQKVKRIYGLLERQFRNYYKKASTKKGNTGENLLQLLETRLDNVVYRMGFAVTRPAARQLVSHRGVLVNGKSVNLASYQVKAGDAIALSEKAQKQLRVQEALTVAETHDLNPSWVEVDSKKFSGIFKAVPDRADLPADINEALIVELYSK; the protein is encoded by the coding sequence ATGGCTCGTTATATCGGTCCTACCTGTAAGCTCGCGCGCCGTGAAGGCGCCGATCTTTCCCTCAAGAGCCCGGCGCGTGCGCTGGACTCCAAGTGCAAGCTGGAGCAGAAGCCCGGCCAGCACGGCGCGACCGCCCGCAAGGGCAAGCTGTCCGACTACGCCACCCAGCTGCGCGAAAAGCAGAAGGTCAAGCGTATCTACGGTCTGCTGGAGCGTCAGTTCCGCAACTACTACAAGAAGGCCTCGACCAAGAAGGGCAACACCGGCGAGAACCTGCTGCAGCTGCTGGAAACCCGCCTGGACAACGTGGTCTACCGCATGGGCTTCGCCGTCACCCGTCCGGCCGCGCGCCAGCTGGTGTCGCACCGTGGCGTGCTGGTCAACGGCAAGTCGGTGAACCTGGCCTCGTACCAGGTCAAGGCCGGCGACGCGATCGCCCTGTCGGAAAAGGCGCAGAAGCAGCTTCGCGTGCAGGAAGCGCTGACCGTTGCCGAAACGCACGACCTGAACCCGTCCTGGGTCGAGGTCGATTCGAAGAAGTTCAGCGGCATCTTCAAGGCCGTGCCGGATCGTGCGGACCTGCCTGCCGACATCAACGAAGCGCTGATCGTCGAGTTGTATTCGAAGTAA
- the rpsK gene encoding 30S ribosomal protein S11: MAKPTAAKTKKKIKRVVTDGVAHVHASFNNTIVTITDRQGNALSWATSGGAGFRGSRKSTPFAAQVAAEKAGRAALDYGVKSLEVRIKGPGPGRESAVRSLNNVGYKITNIIDVTPIPHNGCRPPKKRRV, encoded by the coding sequence ATGGCTAAGCCCACAGCAGCAAAGACCAAGAAGAAGATCAAGCGCGTCGTCACCGACGGCGTCGCCCACGTCCACGCTTCGTTCAACAACACCATCGTGACCATCACCGACCGCCAGGGCAATGCATTGTCCTGGGCGACCTCCGGTGGCGCCGGTTTCCGCGGTTCGCGCAAGTCCACGCCGTTCGCGGCGCAGGTTGCCGCCGAGAAGGCCGGGCGCGCCGCGCTCGACTACGGCGTGAAGTCGCTGGAAGTGCGCATCAAGGGCCCGGGTCCGGGTCGCGAGTCCGCCGTCCGTTCGTTGAACAACGTCGGATACAAGATCACCAACATCATCGACGTGACGCCTATCCCGCACAACGGGTGCCGTCCGCCGAAGAAGCGTCGCGTCTAA
- the rpsM gene encoding 30S ribosomal protein S13 has translation MARIAGVNLPAQKHVWVGLQSIFGIGRTRSKKVCEAAGVTSSTKIRDLSEPEIERLRLEVGKYIVEGDLRREVGIAIKRLMDLGCYRGLRHRRGLPLRGQRTRTNARTRKGPRKAIRK, from the coding sequence ATGGCGCGTATTGCAGGCGTCAACCTGCCAGCCCAGAAGCACGTCTGGGTCGGGTTGCAAAGCATTTTCGGCATCGGCCGTACCCGTTCGAAGAAAGTCTGCGAAGCCGCAGGCGTGACCTCGAGCACCAAGATCCGTGACCTGTCCGAACCGGAAATCGAGCGCCTGCGCCTCGAAGTCGGCAAGTACATCGTCGAAGGCGACCTGCGTCGCGAAGTGGGCATTGCCATCAAGCGGCTGATGGACCTGGGCTGCTACCGCGGCCTGCGTCATCGTCGTGGCCTGCCGCTGCGTGGTCAGCGCACCCGCACCAACGCCCGCACCCGCAAGGGCCCGCGCAAGGCGATCAGGAAGTAA
- the secY gene encoding preprotein translocase subunit SecY, with translation MAQGGMGNLGGGLGKFTELRQRLLFVLGALIVYRIGCYVPVPGVNPEAMLALMQAQGGGIVDMFNMFSGGALHRFSIFALNVMPYISASIVIQLATHIFPSLKAMQKEGESGRRKITQYSRIGAVLLAVVQGGSIALALQNQTAPGGAPVVYAPGMGFVLTAVIALTAGTIFLMWVGEQVTERGIGNGVSLIIFAGIVAGLPAASIQTVEAYRDGNMSFISLLLIVLTILAFTLFVVFVERGQRRITVNYARRQGGRNAYMNQTSFLPLKLNMAGVIPPIFASSILAFPATLSMWSGQAASNSTFGSWLQRIANALGPGEPVHMIVFAALIIGFAFFYTALVFNSQETADNLKKSGALIPGIRPGKATADYVDGVLTRLTAAGSLYLVIVCLLPEIMRAQLGTSFHFGGTSLLIAVVVVMDFIAQIQAHLMSHQYESLLKKANLKGGSRGGGFARG, from the coding sequence ATGGCGCAGGGTGGCATGGGTAACCTCGGCGGCGGGCTTGGCAAGTTCACGGAACTGCGCCAGCGCCTGTTGTTCGTTCTCGGCGCATTGATCGTCTACCGCATCGGCTGCTACGTGCCGGTGCCGGGCGTCAATCCCGAAGCCATGCTTGCGCTGATGCAGGCGCAGGGCGGCGGCATCGTGGACATGTTCAACATGTTCTCGGGCGGCGCCCTGCACCGTTTCAGCATTTTCGCGCTGAACGTGATGCCGTACATCTCGGCATCGATCGTGATCCAGTTGGCCACGCACATCTTCCCGTCGCTGAAGGCGATGCAGAAGGAAGGCGAATCCGGCCGACGCAAGATCACCCAGTATTCGCGCATCGGCGCGGTGCTGCTGGCGGTGGTGCAAGGCGGCAGTATCGCGCTGGCGCTGCAGAACCAGACCGCACCGGGCGGCGCACCGGTGGTGTACGCGCCGGGCATGGGCTTCGTGCTCACCGCGGTGATCGCGCTGACCGCCGGCACCATCTTCCTGATGTGGGTCGGCGAGCAGGTCACCGAGCGCGGCATCGGCAACGGCGTGTCGCTGATCATCTTCGCCGGCATCGTCGCCGGCCTGCCGGCCGCGTCGATCCAGACCGTGGAAGCCTACCGCGACGGCAACATGAGCTTCATCTCGCTGTTGCTGATCGTGCTGACCATCCTCGCCTTCACCCTGTTCGTGGTGTTCGTCGAGCGCGGGCAACGGCGGATCACGGTGAACTATGCGCGGCGCCAGGGCGGCCGCAACGCGTACATGAACCAGACCTCGTTCCTGCCGCTGAAGCTGAACATGGCCGGCGTGATTCCGCCGATCTTTGCCTCGAGCATCCTCGCCTTCCCGGCGACGCTGTCGATGTGGTCGGGCCAGGCCGCCTCCAACAGCACCTTCGGCAGCTGGCTGCAGCGCATCGCCAATGCGCTGGGCCCGGGCGAGCCGGTGCACATGATCGTGTTCGCCGCGCTGATCATCGGTTTCGCGTTCTTCTATACCGCGCTGGTGTTCAACTCGCAGGAAACCGCGGACAACCTGAAGAAGTCCGGCGCGCTGATCCCGGGTATCCGTCCGGGCAAGGCCACCGCCGACTACGTCGACGGCGTGCTGACCCGGTTGACCGCCGCCGGCTCGCTGTACCTGGTGATCGTGTGCCTGCTGCCGGAAATCATGCGCGCGCAGCTCGGCACCTCGTTCCATTTCGGCGGCACCTCGCTGCTGATCGCGGTCGTGGTGGTGATGGACTTCATCGCGCAGATCCAGGCGCACCTGATGTCGCACCAGTACGAAAGCCTGTTGAAGAAGGCCAACCTCAAGGGTGGCTCGCGCGGCGGCGGTTTCGCCCGCGGTTGA